The Hippopotamus amphibius kiboko isolate mHipAmp2 chromosome 16, mHipAmp2.hap2, whole genome shotgun sequence genomic interval GGTGGGGAAGTCAGAAGTTTCTGTATTTTCACCACAATGGCCTATACCAATGAAGTGGGGAGAGGTGTCCTGGTGTAATGGATGAGGGTTCCCGAAAAAGGACCACTCCTCAAGTAAGTTGATGGTGTGAGCAACAAAAGGAGAGATGGTCCGTGTGTTCTGCTGGCCCACTTAGTGATGGATGGGTGGGGTCCAGTGGAAGACACTGCTTTTCTATTCCAAAGTGCTAAACCAGTGGatgggctggggagtgggggtcgGGCTGGAACGTCCCACCGGTGGATGGGGGAGTCCCAGTGGAAGGTACCCCTTCTGGGCAGGTTAGTAGGGAGGTAACCAAAAGCCTGGTTGGATCAGCCCTAGTCCAGGATCCCTTCTGCCCCTAAAGGGACCTGGTCGTATTAACTGGGCCGGTTCAGGAAGGGACAGTGCGGACAGACATGGCAGCCCAGACATCAGTCACGTCTGAGACCAGGGCTCCGCGGCCTCCTACTCCTCAGGCGTGGGCTCTGTCtggggggcgggcggcggcgggtcCGGGGCGCAGAGCTGGGCGCGCACCTCTCGCATCTGCGCCTGCAGCTCCTCCAGGGCGCCTGCTGGCGGCGCCGCCTGCACCTGCGCCTGCAGGGCCTCCAGCGCCAGCGCCAGGTGGTCCACCTCGTCCCGCATCGTGACCCAGGCGGCGCGCTGCTCCCCCTCCTTGCGACTCTGGTGCGCCTGGTGGCGCCAGTACTCCAGCACCAGGCAGCTGCAGGCCACGACGAAGACGGTGGCCTCGCCCAGCAGCTCGGCGCCCAGCTCGGCGGCCGCATCCTCGTTCAGCGGCTTGATGGCTTCCGCATTGAAGCCCATGAGTCGCATCTTGGCCCTCATCTCGGCCCAGTGGTACACTGCGGGGGAAGAGAGGGGTCAGAGATCTTTGCTGGGGACTGCAAGCCCCACCCCTCGACGCCTCGGTGTCCGGGTCCGAGCAATGGGGACACAGCAGCCAGAATCGCGGGCGCTAGTGGGGAATGGGCGCCTTAACCAAGACCCGCGTCGGGCCTCGCATGCGGAATGCCTAGTCATCTGGCCAGACGTGGCTCGGAGGGCCTCTTTTGTCCAGGAGATTCTGGAGATCGGCTGGGGATGAGAATTGCTGCCCTGGAGGGGAGGTCCAGAGTGGGAGCTGCATCtctgggccgggggtgggggtggggggttgtcaCAAGTCCAGGGCAGGTGTAAAGTTTGCTGCTTCTGCCCCGCCCACAACCCACCAGCCaggctccttccctccccaaggAGGGTGGAGGCGACCGTGCTGTGCTCTGTTCTCAAGAGTGTTCACTGTGGGGTTTGGGGCTTTGGACGGAGCTCAGCGCTGGAGTGCCTGCTCTGAGGCCAACTCCTTCCTTACCTAATCACTTATTCATGTGAACAAGAATTATCAATCAGCATTGTCATCGTCTGTAAATGCAACAGAAGCCTATAGCTGATGTTGAAACCTGATTCACTGCAGTAATAATTGATATTCATCCATTGATACATGAATTGATGGGAAAAATAAGGCTCCTTGGGCTCATTAAGGGATGCATTTCTGAAAACATTTATACTTAACCCCTTCCAACCATCCTCCACAAGGAACAGGCTGATCTAATTAGCTTTTCTTCAAGTTAGAAGAATAATAGATGCACATGTGGGGGGGGGAATCATTCAGACTACATAGAAGGGGGTAAATTGCAAGACAGAAGTCCATGTTTCCACCTCCAGCTGTTGTCCCCCTATTCCTTAAAggttaatcactttttttttcttttttcttttctttgccacaccatgcggcttgcgggatctcagttcccccaccagggattgaatccaggccacagcagtgaaagcctggaatcctaaccactaaaAGGTTAACCACTTTTGAtctttttctgttaatatttgttaaaacCTCAAAAGGACTAGCCACAAAGAAAGCTTGACACACTGGAATACACTGAAATTAAGAACTTCCATtcaggggactcccctggtggcacagtggttaagaatccgcctgctaatgcagggcacataggttcgaaccctggtccaggaagatcccacatgcctgggagcaactaagcctgtgcaccacaactattgagcccacatgccataactactgaagcccgtgtgtctagagccagtgctccgcaacaagagaagacacttcaatgagaagcccgagcaccgcaacaaagagcagcccccactcgccgcaagtagagaaagccctcgcgcagcaaggaagacccaacgcagccaaaaaaataaaaaaaaaccttcctttcCTCAAAAGACACcagcaagagaaggaagaggtAAGCTCCAGACTGGAAGAAGCCATTTGCAACACACCTATTGACAAAAAAACTCAGATTCAGGACATGCAAAGACCTCCTAGAATCGATAAGAAAACAGCAGACCAGCCAATAGGGAAGGATTTGAATCACCTAAGAGGATAAAATCTAAATGGCCACTAGACACCTGAAAAAATGCTGATCTCCATTACACATCAGGAAAATACTTagtaaaatcacaaagaaaaagcactacacacccaccagaatggctgaAATGAAAAACCCACACATCCTAAGTGCTGCCAAAGATGTATCACACTCAGACTTGGAGGAGGTAACGGAGGACACCCACTCCGGCAGCAGGTCGGCAGCGACTACTAAAGTTAGCATTCAGTGCCCTATGAGCCAGCAGTTCTGTCCCTGGGAGGACACCCACAGAAACCTGTCACGTGTTCTCCGAAAGACAGATCCCTGCATGTTCACCTCAGTGCTATCAATAAAAGACTCTAGATAACCCAAATGCCCACCCCAGAgtaggaatggataaaaaaaaaaagcacactgaAACATTCAACAGGAATGAGAACAAATGAACCACGATGACATACAAGAAGCTGAATAAATCTCACAATGTTCAGTGCAAGAGACCACACAAGCATACATGCTATGTGATTCCGTTGATAGAAAATCCCCAAACAGGCAAACTCAGTCCAAGGGGTT includes:
- the LOC130839032 gene encoding optic atrophy 3 protein homolog, which translates into the protein MRAKMRLMGFNAEAIKPLNEDAAAELGAELLGEATVFVVACSCLVLEYWRHQAHQSRKEGEQRAAWVTMRDEVDHLALALEALQAQVQAAPPAGALEELQAQMREVRAQLCAPDPPPPAPQTEPTPEE